A genome region from Flavobacterium sp. CFS9 includes the following:
- a CDS encoding reverse transcriptase domain-containing protein, giving the protein MQTLPAWQKITQLKGRWYLWENDLFKQGMKRVSNLYEKIISLENLRKADEVAQKGKQKQYGVVLHNQNKEADILKLHKMLKSKTYKTSEYQVFKVFEPKERDVYKLPYFPDRIMHHAIMIHLEKLFVSVFTTDTYSCIKGKGIHAASDKLKLTLKDVPGTKYCLKLDIKKFYPNIDHDVLKMLLRRKIKDQDLIWLLDEIIDSADGLPIGNYLSQYFANYFLTGFDHWIKENKKVKYYFRYADDIVILSGNKKYLHSLLGEIKVYLSEKLKLDVKENYQVFPVSERGIDFLGYRFYHEYVLLRKSIKKRFAKAVSKNKDRSVLAAYWGWAKHCNSKHLIKKLIPDEKF; this is encoded by the coding sequence TTGCAAACCTTGCCAGCATGGCAAAAAATCACACAATTAAAAGGGCGTTGGTACTTATGGGAAAACGACCTGTTTAAGCAAGGCATGAAAAGAGTAAGTAATTTATACGAAAAGATAATAAGCTTAGAAAATCTTAGAAAAGCTGATGAAGTTGCTCAAAAAGGTAAACAGAAGCAATATGGGGTTGTGTTGCATAATCAGAATAAAGAAGCTGATATTTTGAAGCTTCATAAAATGCTGAAAAGCAAAACCTATAAAACTTCTGAATACCAAGTTTTCAAAGTGTTTGAGCCAAAAGAAAGGGATGTTTACAAGCTTCCATATTTTCCTGACAGAATAATGCATCATGCAATAATGATACATCTTGAGAAACTGTTTGTGTCGGTTTTTACGACTGATACTTACAGCTGCATAAAGGGAAAAGGAATACATGCTGCATCTGATAAATTGAAGCTCACTTTGAAAGATGTTCCAGGTACTAAGTACTGTTTGAAACTGGATATCAAAAAGTTCTATCCAAATATTGATCATGATGTTTTAAAAATGCTTCTGAGAAGAAAAATTAAAGATCAGGATCTTATTTGGTTGTTGGATGAAATTATTGACAGTGCCGATGGTTTACCGATAGGTAACTATTTAAGTCAGTATTTCGCTAACTACTTTTTGACCGGATTTGATCACTGGATAAAAGAGAATAAAAAAGTTAAGTACTATTTCCGATATGCAGATGATATTGTGATTCTGTCGGGTAATAAAAAGTATCTGCATTCTCTTTTAGGAGAAATTAAAGTGTATTTGAGCGAAAAATTAAAGCTTGATGTCAAGGAAAACTACCAGGTGTTTCCTGTTAGTGAGAGAGGGATCGATTTTTTAGGTTATAGGTTTTATCATGAGTATGTCTTGCTTCGAAAGTCAATTAAGAAACGATTTGCAAAAGCAGTGTCAAAAAATAAGGATAGGAGTGTTCTGGCAGCCTATTGGGGTTGGGCAAAACATTGCAATTCAAAACACCTAATTAAAAAATTAATACCAGATGAAAAGTTTTAA